One Rubritalea squalenifaciens DSM 18772 genomic region harbors:
- the glmS gene encoding glutamine--fructose-6-phosphate transaminase (isomerizing) produces the protein MCGIVGYSGSKAVVPLLINGLRKLEYRGYDSAGIAISRGDKIDIFKREGKVDNLAELLGGTEGMSQYKDAHTGIAHTRWATHGPPSTVNSHPHSVPNNRIALVHNGIIENYASLKLRLQGEGREFLSETDTEVLCHLIDSHYSPETGLQEAVIKALKEVHGTFGICCQSVDEPGVLIVARRGSPIVIGLGEDETIVASDASAIINHTRQAIYLDDNDIARVEGGKVEISTLDRRQVQRERAEIDWSEGAAEKSGYEHYMLKEIFEQPEAIRNAIRGRLDHDRGTAILSGLNLTARELVDLHRLLIVGCGTSMNAGLVGEYAVEDFAGMLAEVEQAAEFRYRNPIVNSRDIVLAISQSGETADTLAAVREAKDKGALVAGLVNVVGSTIARETGRGIYLHAGPEISVASTKAFTCQVSVLLMVALKLARSRRFSREEGMKMAREIEQVPELVEQVLGQNDAIAKVAESFVNYRSMFYIGRGYMYPVALEGALKIKEISYIHAEGYNAAELKHGPIALLDEEMPVVALLNDGPGKDKTMGNVAESKARSAPVLGVITTGDEEARAACDWVIEIPASPQYTATITATVALQLFSYHVARLKGCEIDQPRNLAKSVTVE, from the coding sequence ATGTGTGGCATAGTAGGATATTCAGGAAGCAAGGCAGTGGTGCCTTTGTTAATCAATGGTCTCAGGAAACTCGAATACCGTGGATATGATTCTGCAGGAATCGCCATATCACGCGGCGACAAGATCGATATCTTTAAAAGAGAAGGTAAGGTCGATAACTTAGCCGAGTTACTAGGTGGCACAGAGGGAATGAGCCAGTACAAGGATGCGCATACAGGAATTGCTCATACTCGCTGGGCGACTCATGGTCCGCCTTCTACAGTAAACTCCCATCCGCATAGTGTGCCAAATAATCGAATCGCACTGGTGCATAACGGGATCATTGAGAACTACGCCAGTCTGAAGTTGCGTCTGCAAGGAGAAGGGAGAGAATTTCTCTCTGAGACTGATACAGAGGTGCTTTGTCATTTGATCGATTCTCATTATTCGCCAGAGACTGGATTACAAGAAGCCGTGATCAAAGCCCTCAAGGAGGTGCACGGTACCTTTGGTATTTGCTGCCAGTCTGTGGATGAGCCAGGAGTGCTGATCGTAGCGAGACGAGGTTCGCCGATCGTAATTGGCCTGGGTGAGGATGAGACGATTGTGGCATCTGATGCCTCTGCGATCATTAACCATACCCGACAGGCTATCTATCTGGACGACAATGACATCGCTCGCGTGGAGGGAGGCAAGGTGGAGATTAGTACGCTGGACCGCCGACAAGTGCAGCGGGAAAGAGCGGAGATCGACTGGTCTGAGGGAGCTGCGGAGAAGAGCGGCTATGAGCACTATATGCTGAAGGAAATCTTCGAGCAGCCAGAGGCTATCCGTAACGCGATTCGGGGCAGGCTTGATCACGACCGAGGGACAGCCATCCTTTCTGGTCTCAATCTAACAGCTCGTGAGCTGGTGGATCTTCACCGATTGCTTATCGTGGGCTGCGGCACATCCATGAATGCAGGCCTAGTGGGTGAGTACGCCGTTGAGGATTTCGCAGGCATGCTAGCCGAGGTGGAGCAGGCTGCGGAGTTTCGCTACAGGAATCCTATCGTCAATAGCCGCGATATAGTTCTCGCTATCAGTCAATCTGGAGAGACTGCCGATACCTTGGCTGCAGTGCGTGAGGCTAAGGACAAAGGAGCCTTGGTGGCTGGTTTGGTCAATGTCGTAGGTTCCACGATTGCTCGCGAGACGGGCCGGGGTATCTATCTGCACGCAGGTCCTGAGATTAGTGTGGCTTCGACGAAGGCATTTACTTGTCAGGTCTCGGTATTGCTGATGGTGGCTCTTAAATTGGCACGTTCGCGCCGTTTCTCTCGCGAGGAGGGGATGAAGATGGCTCGTGAGATCGAGCAGGTTCCTGAGCTTGTGGAGCAAGTCCTGGGGCAGAACGACGCTATTGCCAAAGTGGCGGAGTCCTTCGTGAACTACAGAAGTATGTTCTACATTGGCCGAGGCTACATGTATCCAGTGGCTTTGGAAGGGGCTCTCAAGATCAAAGAGATTTCGTACATTCATGCTGAGGGTTACAATGCGGCTGAGCTGAAGCATGGTCCAATTGCTCTGTTAGATGAAGAGATGCCAGTAGTGGCCTTGCTCAATGATGGTCCAGGGAAGGACAAGACCATGGGCAATGTGGCTGAGTCCAAAGCGAGATCAGCTCCAGTCTTAGGTGTGATCACTACAGGAGACGAAGAGGCACGTGCAGCCTGTGACTGGGTGATTGAGATACCAGCCAGTCCTCAGTATACGGCTACGATTACCGCCACAGTAGCTCTCCAGCTATTCTCCTATCATGTGGCTAGACTGAAGGGCTGTGAAATTGATCAGCCTCGTAATCTGGCCAAGAGCGTGACGGTGGAGTAG
- a CDS encoding winged helix-turn-helix domain-containing protein — MMKKLDFHKATLGDQVTKSLKKLIKQGKWPDGLPGIHTLAEELGVSRRPVEDALKNLEAEGWLTKAERGKRRKIISKVAHKRQSHIIIFTPPIEIHNNLDKAVMRMVENYLRSQNVLITHIQVSPGSDWTKRRLIDAIPEDVDFTGIITHYVQIAFIRQHLSASLPILDFGLLATEDPLVSHIYYAQSDVIESVFRGALRKGIETPCLLNWTFRKPLREKLSKRLKVIFAEEGKKFNPKVHFPELSSKDLDEQLQYHLINHKPSIIFTIQAQFWARVISHPFVRRSGIPVFTLIDDPVFTEFPHSPAAIILNMEDFRDAAREWLNDIQAGEWPSFSRPVSYKLALSQHD, encoded by the coding sequence ATGATGAAAAAATTGGATTTTCATAAAGCGACTCTTGGGGATCAAGTCACCAAGAGCCTGAAAAAGCTGATAAAGCAGGGAAAATGGCCTGATGGTCTCCCCGGTATCCATACCCTGGCTGAAGAGCTGGGGGTCAGTCGTCGACCAGTAGAAGACGCACTTAAAAATCTTGAGGCAGAAGGTTGGCTCACCAAAGCCGAGAGAGGAAAGCGCCGAAAAATCATTTCCAAGGTCGCGCACAAGCGACAGTCCCACATCATCATCTTCACTCCTCCCATAGAAATTCACAACAACCTCGACAAGGCGGTCATGCGCATGGTGGAAAACTACTTGCGGTCCCAGAATGTATTGATCACCCACATCCAAGTATCTCCCGGCAGTGACTGGACCAAGCGTAGACTCATTGATGCGATCCCCGAAGATGTCGATTTTACAGGCATTATCACCCACTATGTGCAGATCGCATTTATTCGGCAGCACCTCTCAGCGTCTCTTCCTATACTCGACTTTGGATTACTCGCCACTGAGGATCCTCTTGTTTCTCACATTTACTATGCTCAGTCAGATGTCATCGAATCGGTGTTCCGGGGCGCTTTGCGCAAAGGTATCGAAACTCCCTGCCTACTGAACTGGACTTTCCGCAAGCCTCTTAGGGAGAAACTCTCGAAAAGACTAAAGGTCATCTTTGCTGAGGAGGGAAAAAAGTTTAATCCCAAAGTACATTTCCCGGAGCTGTCGAGTAAAGATCTGGATGAACAACTCCAGTATCATCTCATCAACCACAAACCCTCGATCATCTTCACGATTCAAGCCCAGTTCTGGGCCAGAGTCATCAGCCACCCCTTTGTGAGAAGAAGTGGCATACCTGTATTCACTCTTATCGATGATCCTGTATTCACAGAATTCCCCCACTCACCAGCCGCGATCATCCTGAACATGGAAGATTTCAGAGACGCTGCCCGTGAATGGCTCAACGATATCCAAGCAGGAGAATGGCCATCATTCTCCCGCCCGGTGAGTTACAAACTGGCACTGAGCCAGCACGACTAA
- a CDS encoding DMP19 family protein, which yields MIEKVEFSEEVEQLLEELEEASEERTLNREERAIVDAVDAVRAIEEGEGLHEFWQSGLDYSRILRSFDMIGCERMVDLINASQWCQTRKEDRDQYTEQESNYLDEIEEDLWDALAEVPDLVEEFIEDELS from the coding sequence ATGATCGAGAAAGTAGAATTCAGTGAAGAGGTAGAGCAGCTGCTCGAAGAGTTGGAGGAAGCCAGCGAAGAAAGAACGCTCAACAGGGAAGAACGCGCTATCGTGGATGCCGTTGACGCTGTGCGTGCCATCGAAGAAGGGGAAGGTTTACACGAGTTTTGGCAAAGCGGCCTGGACTACTCGCGCATCCTGCGATCATTCGACATGATTGGATGTGAGCGCATGGTTGACCTGATCAATGCCAGCCAGTGGTGCCAGACACGCAAGGAAGATCGTGACCAGTACACGGAACAAGAAAGCAACTATCTTGACGAGATCGAAGAGGATCTCTGGGATGCTCTCGCTGAGGTGCCTGACCTAGTGGAGGAGTTCATCGAAGATGAACTTTCCTAG